In one Drosophila pseudoobscura strain MV-25-SWS-2005 chromosome X, UCI_Dpse_MV25, whole genome shotgun sequence genomic region, the following are encoded:
- the LOC26532975 gene encoding odorant receptor 63a-like: MYSPEEAAALEKRNYRSIREMIRLSYTVGFNLMRPRRWDVALRIWTVVLSLSSLLSLYGHWQMFRHYVEDMPRIVETVSTALQVLTSVFKMWYFLFAHRRIYELLRQARCHELLQRCELFATIADLPVAQVLRRRVAAIMQRYWASTRRQLLIYLYSVIALTSNYFINSFARNLYRYLTQPPGSFEIVLRE, encoded by the exons ATGTACTCGCCGGAAGAGGCCGCCGCGCTGGAGAAGCGCAACTACCGCAGCATCAGGGAGATGATCCGCCTCTCCTACACGGTGGGCTTCAACCTGATGCGGCCCCGCCGCTGGGACGTTGCCCTGAGAAT CTGGACCGTGGTGCTCAGCCTGAGCAGCCTGCTGTCCCTGTACGGCCACTGGCAGATGTTCAGGCACTACGTCGAGGACATGCCGCGGATAGTCGAGACTGTCAGCACTGCCCTGCAGGTCCTCACGTCGGTCTTCAAGATGTGGTACTTCCTGTTCGCCCACCGACGGATCTACGAGCTGCTGCGGCAGGCCCGCTGCCACGAGCTGCTGCAACGCTGCGAGCTCTTTGCCACCATTGCGG ATCTGCCCGTGGCTCAGGTGCTCCGCCGGCGGGTGGCGGCCATCATGCAGCGCTACTGGGCCAGCACCCGACGCCAGCTCCTGATCTACCTGTACAGCGTGATAGCCCTCACCTCGAACTACTTCATCAACTCCTTTGCCCGCAACCTGTACCGCTACTTGACCCAGCCGCCCGGCAGCTTCGAGATCGTCCTTCGTGAGTAG
- the LOC4812601 gene encoding odorant receptor 63a-like, whose protein sequence is MYIETCALYICGMCAVSFDGVFIVVCLHGVGLMESLGEMIASATSPLVPPERRVEYLRGCIYQYQRVASFAEEINDCFRHLTLSQFLLSLFGWGLALFQMSVGLGTSSAITMIRMTMYLTASGYQVAVYCYNGQRFATASEQIAGAFYGCEWYAECREFRQLIRMMLTRTGRCFRLDVSWFLAMSLPTLMSMVRTSGQYFLLLQNVSEKSG, encoded by the exons ATGTACATCGAGACCTGCGCCCTCTACATCTGCGGCATGT GCGCCGTCAGCTTCGATGGCGTCTTCATTGTCGTGTGCCTCCACGGCGTGGGTCTGATGGAGTCGCTCGGCGAGATGATTGCCAGCGCCACGTCGCCGCTGGTGCCGCCCGAGCGTCGTGTGGAGTACCTCCGCGGCTGCATCTACCAGTACCAGCGGGTGGCCAG CTTTGCGGAGGAGATCAACGACTGCTTCCGGCACCTGACGCTCTCCCAATTCCTGCTCAGCCTCTTCGGCTGGGGCCTGGCCCTGTTCCAGATGAGTGTCGGCCTT GGCACCAGCAGCGCCATCACCATGATCCGGATGACCATGTACCTCACGGCCTCCGGCTACCAGGTAGCCGTCTACTGCTACAATGGCCAGCGATTTGCGACAGCC AGCGAACAGATTGCCGGGGCGTTCTACGGGTGCGAGTGGTACGCGGAGTGCCGCGAGTTCCGGCAACTCATTCGCATGATGCTGACGCGCACGGGCCGCTGCTTCAGGCTGGACGTGTCCTGGTTCCTGGCCATGTCCCTGCCCACCCTGATGTCG ATGGTTCGGACCAGCGGACAGTACTTTCTCCTCCTGCAGAATGTCAGCGAGAAGTCGGGCTGA